In a single window of the Melioribacteraceae bacterium genome:
- the rpsA gene encoding 30S ribosomal protein S1, which translates to MSDRRKDSIKKVATIVTEGKFINSDEYTPEEMEQLSKLYSESFRDIKEGEIIAGRIVGINADNVVVDVGFKSDGTISKSEFNATEEIKIGDTIDVVIESVEDEDGNLVLSKKRADFLKIWSRIMDAFENEKIIVGKILKRIKGGMVVDLMGIEAFLPGSQIDIRPVRDFDAFVGQTMDFKIVKVNIPTENIVVSHKVLIEETISDQRKEILDKLEKGQILEGTVKAITDFGVFIDLGGVDGLIHITDLSWGRINHPSEVVRLDEKIKVVVTDFEKERKRISLSLKQLLPHPWEKIEEKYKLNDKVSGRVVSLTDYGAFIEIEKGIEGLIHISEMSWTQHISHPSQFVSMGQVVEAVILSLDKGEKKISLGMKQLTPDPWQDLLGKYPVGSQHSGIARNLTNFGVFVELEPGIDGLVHISDLSWTKKIRHPGEVIKKGEKIDVVVLGVDTESRKISLGHKQINPNPWDNFEKEYAVGKTSEGKIVRVIEKGLIAELPLNVDGFIPATQLSTSKIKNLSFCFPLGTKLELKVVEFDKENKKIVLSAIAALQDKSDEDIVQFISTYKLEKVSVADIRQADAGKFDSSDFNLYDDKSPAVMIPNTPADNN; encoded by the coding sequence ATGTCCGATAGAAGAAAAGATAGTATCAAAAAAGTTGCTACTATCGTAACAGAAGGCAAGTTCATTAATAGTGATGAGTATACTCCAGAAGAAATGGAACAGCTTTCTAAATTATATTCGGAGTCATTTCGCGATATTAAAGAAGGCGAAATAATTGCCGGAAGAATCGTTGGTATTAATGCTGATAACGTTGTCGTGGATGTTGGTTTTAAATCTGACGGCACTATTTCTAAATCTGAATTTAACGCTACTGAAGAAATTAAAATTGGTGATACTATTGATGTGGTAATTGAAAGCGTTGAAGATGAAGATGGTAATTTAGTTCTATCTAAGAAAAGAGCCGATTTCCTCAAGATCTGGAGCAGAATTATGGATGCTTTCGAAAATGAGAAAATTATTGTTGGGAAAATTCTTAAGAGAATTAAAGGTGGAATGGTTGTTGACTTAATGGGAATTGAAGCTTTCTTACCTGGTTCACAGATTGATATTCGCCCGGTTCGCGACTTCGATGCTTTTGTTGGTCAAACTATGGATTTCAAAATTGTTAAAGTTAATATACCAACCGAAAATATTGTGGTTTCACATAAAGTGCTTATTGAAGAAACAATTTCCGATCAGCGTAAAGAAATTCTTGATAAACTTGAAAAAGGCCAAATTCTTGAAGGTACAGTTAAAGCTATTACAGATTTCGGCGTGTTTATCGATTTAGGCGGCGTAGATGGTTTAATTCATATTACAGACCTTAGCTGGGGCAGAATTAATCACCCGAGTGAAGTTGTTCGACTTGATGAAAAAATTAAAGTGGTTGTTACCGATTTCGAAAAAGAAAGAAAGAGAATTTCTCTTAGCTTAAAACAATTATTACCTCATCCATGGGAAAAAATTGAAGAGAAATATAAACTCAACGATAAAGTTTCTGGACGCGTAGTTTCTCTAACAGATTACGGCGCATTCATCGAAATTGAAAAAGGTATTGAAGGTTTAATTCATATTTCAGAAATGAGCTGGACTCAACATATCAGTCATCCCTCTCAATTTGTTTCAATGGGACAAGTAGTTGAAGCGGTTATTTTAAGTCTTGATAAAGGTGAGAAGAAAATTTCCCTCGGCATGAAACAGTTAACACCTGATCCATGGCAAGATTTATTGGGTAAATATCCCGTTGGTTCACAGCATTCAGGTATTGCCCGCAACTTAACCAACTTTGGAGTTTTCGTAGAACTTGAGCCTGGAATTGATGGATTAGTACATATCTCCGATTTATCATGGACAAAGAAAATTAGACACCCCGGTGAAGTAATTAAGAAAGGGGAAAAAATTGATGTTGTTGTATTGGGCGTTGATACCGAATCAAGAAAAATTTCTCTAGGCCACAAACAAATTAACCCTAATCCTTGGGATAATTTTGAGAAAGAATACGCTGTAGGCAAAACATCTGAAGGAAAAATTGTTCGAGTTATCGAAAAAGGATTGATTGCTGAATTACCATTAAATGTTGATGGTTTTATTCCAGCTACTCAATTATCAACCTCAAAGATTAAGAACCTATCATTCTGTTTCCCATTAGGTACTAAATTAGAATTGAAGGTTGTTGAGTTCGATAAAGAGAATAAGAAAATTGTATTGAGCGCAATTGCCGCATTACAGGATAAATCGGATGAGGATATTGTTCAATTTATAAGTACATATAAATTAGAAAAAGTATCTGTTGCCGATATTAGACAAGCTGATGCAGGTAAATTCGACTCTTCCGATTTTAATCTTTATGATGATAAAAGTCCTGCGGTTATGATTCCAAATACTCCAGCAGATAATAATTAA
- a CDS encoding ABC transporter permease: MKIPLKYTIKSLMTRKLTTIITVSGVAMVVFVFAAVLMMSYGVQKTLVSTGEVDNVMILRKSSQSEISSIIGGDTQNIIRTLPHIAKTSNNQQIISTEPVVIINLEIKSGGVSNLTVRGVSPVIQEVRPKMKIISGRMFNPALRELIVGEKLISRFEGAQVGKKIRFAADDWTVVGVFTTDGSGFDSEFWGDANQLLEAFNRSNSVSTMTIKLDNLANYDNFKRAFETDRRLQQFEVKPEQKFFEEQSQFLSGFISILGTFITIVFSFGATIGAAITMYAAVANRTVEIGTLRSLGFARRSILSSFLFESIIIAMTGAILGLFLASFLQFFSISTLNFNSFSELSFSFALSTEIFISSLIFALIMGLIGGFAPAVRASRLNIVSALRGL, translated from the coding sequence ATGAAAATACCATTAAAATATACTATAAAAAGTCTGATGACCCGAAAATTGACTACGATAATTACGGTAAGTGGTGTTGCGATGGTTGTATTTGTATTTGCCGCAGTTCTCATGATGTCGTACGGTGTGCAGAAAACACTCGTATCTACCGGTGAGGTTGATAATGTTATGATACTTAGGAAATCATCACAGAGTGAAATCTCGAGTATAATAGGCGGTGATACTCAAAATATAATTAGAACTTTGCCTCATATAGCAAAGACTTCAAATAATCAACAAATAATTTCTACTGAGCCGGTTGTGATCATAAATTTAGAGATTAAATCGGGAGGAGTAAGCAATTTAACAGTTAGAGGTGTTTCGCCGGTTATTCAGGAAGTTAGACCAAAGATGAAAATAATTAGTGGAAGGATGTTTAATCCAGCTTTAAGAGAACTTATTGTTGGAGAAAAATTAATTTCCCGATTTGAGGGAGCTCAAGTTGGTAAAAAAATTAGATTTGCAGCAGATGATTGGACAGTAGTTGGGGTATTTACTACAGATGGAAGTGGTTTCGATTCCGAATTTTGGGGAGACGCAAATCAGTTGTTAGAGGCTTTCAATCGATCAAATTCTGTTTCAACAATGACTATTAAATTAGATAATCTTGCAAATTATGATAATTTTAAGAGAGCTTTTGAAACAGATCGAAGATTACAGCAATTTGAGGTTAAGCCAGAACAGAAATTTTTTGAGGAACAATCTCAATTTCTTTCTGGATTTATCTCTATCCTTGGTACCTTTATTACAATAGTGTTTAGTTTTGGTGCAACAATTGGTGCCGCAATTACGATGTATGCCGCGGTAGCTAATAGAACAGTTGAGATCGGTACACTAAGATCACTCGGATTTGCCAGAAGAAGTATTTTATCCTCCTTTTTATTTGAATCAATAATAATTGCAATGACCGGTGCAATTTTAGGATTATTCTTAGCATCATTTTTACAGTTCTTTTCTATCTCTACTCTAAATTTCAATTCCTTTTCGGAACTCTCATTCTCGTTTGCATTGAGTACGGAGATATTTATTTCATCATTAATATTTGCCCTTATCATGGGATTAATAGGTGGTTTTGCGCCGGCGGTAAGAGCATCCCGGCTCAATATTGTATCGGCGCTTCGAGGATTATAA
- the cmk gene encoding (d)CMP kinase encodes MSKKIIIAIDGPAGSGKSTAAKNLASKLGYIYLDTGAMYRAITYCALRDNSIDQPEKIIEIARSVTLKLKYENGVTRVFANDEEVTEQIRSAEVNSKVSEVSTIPEVRSEMVKIQKNIGEQGSIVTEGRDVTTVVFPNADIKFFITASIDERAKRRFLEYQKKNIDITIEEVKSNLEKRDRIDSGREVSPLKQAEDAILFDNTGLTPEQDLEILYNKVQEKLGNL; translated from the coding sequence ATGTCAAAAAAGATAATTATAGCAATAGACGGTCCTGCAGGATCGGGGAAGAGTACAGCCGCAAAAAATCTTGCCTCAAAGCTGGGTTATATTTATTTAGATACAGGCGCTATGTATCGCGCAATAACCTATTGTGCCCTCAGAGATAATTCTATTGATCAGCCTGAAAAAATTATTGAGATTGCCCGATCTGTAACTCTCAAATTAAAATATGAAAATGGTGTTACACGCGTCTTCGCTAATGATGAAGAGGTAACAGAGCAAATTCGGTCGGCTGAGGTTAACTCTAAGGTTAGTGAAGTAAGTACAATTCCGGAAGTCAGATCTGAAATGGTTAAAATTCAGAAAAATATAGGGGAACAGGGAAGTATTGTTACCGAAGGAAGAGATGTTACAACGGTTGTATTTCCCAATGCTGATATAAAATTTTTTATTACGGCATCAATTGATGAAAGAGCGAAAAGAAGATTTTTAGAGTATCAAAAGAAAAATATTGATATAACAATTGAAGAAGTAAAAAGTAATCTCGAAAAAAGAGATAGGATTGATAGCGGCAGAGAAGTATCGCCGTTAAAACAGGCGGAAGATGCAATCCTTTTTGATAATACCGGATTAACTCCTGAACAGGATTTAGAAATTTTATATAATAAAGTTCAAGAGAAATTAGGAAACTTGTAA
- a CDS encoding response regulator: MKTLLIIEDEEMIVDIFSLVLRNHFNILRAKDGEEVTEVIRNNSIDVFIVDISLKSEKDGIQIIKELRATEKYSLTPIIVITAHAFKKDEISAMQAGATRFLRKPVENEKLLSELLRYE, encoded by the coding sequence TTGAAAACACTATTGATTATAGAGGATGAGGAGATGATAGTTGATATCTTTTCCCTCGTTCTGAGAAATCATTTTAACATACTAAGGGCAAAAGATGGTGAAGAAGTTACAGAGGTTATAAGAAATAACAGTATTGATGTTTTCATCGTTGATATCTCTTTAAAAAGTGAAAAAGATGGTATTCAAATTATAAAGGAGCTGAGGGCTACCGAAAAATATTCGTTAACCCCCATTATTGTTATAACTGCTCATGCATTTAAAAAAGATGAAATTTCAGCCATGCAGGCTGGGGCAACAAGATTTTTACGAAAGCCCGTTGAAAACGAAAAATTACTTAGTGAATTACTTAGATACGAATAA